Proteins from a single region of Hymenobacter aquaticus:
- a CDS encoding coiled-coil domain-containing protein has translation MVATSTTIGDVTVPNPEFRFVYDVRLSQYPDDPDNLALAKAYQWTNQQIGRELPSVQVLVSLCDAFEFESKEIENRRVLQATYGHGKSHLALALANFFGQPAGSPEVEAVLVGVDHVAPGIAQRLRNFKENRAPYLILRLAGGESDSLSAAVVRGLESALEENPATKDAELGLWFDEALSVLNSFSEEERARTNEYLDKNAADLNLDFGALRTTLDVQHRDGRYRQLIHKVVQHVRKVYPHFDAALSPRDLLLKTAAKFCGPGKPFAGILVLFDEFAAFVEAYAKQYGLHTESLPLQSLLDGVSALRQSKQAVFLAFAQQDPDDVAELAMQERGTVQASLNDLKKELTRLPNEGRNPLYSPMEAVLDAYLKQDKDVWDALTPDDSVADNDVIDAVDSVRNFFPLRYTDGAGWTLDKIRVTMAYGCHPLHPLTTALLCSATLRAGTAARTVLSFVKDTVLKYCSRPALATDGRLCWVRPVELVKYYQHQLVSDDAWKRYEDTLRKVAPASIPDAEAILQGMLLYESAGFRPGDTSATDYAGALAVLTGLPRPTVERTLDTLCEVGGYIEKDAVSETYRFWASGQDGSKVKQTLLDDLAKLKRSTSALQAALKKGLSRPELPQQEEAAFLNTHSGEWAARVILLPREQWSVAQLADAIKAQSMEVNGRLTDAARGYVILPLAANDADVQWFRQHAAKDLEQALAGFAERQRVPPVVIVLPKKAHEGLLNSLLELHVLDELMQQPNLVRNLGEEAVKQRRTALNANFQNAAQALKEELNQAAEWLVPAQQRPGIEDRLRAKRIPRLNHILEASYETVYYRFAPFLGDSARQHTMRTAVGMAAVRLYKGSFLDWEEATRPNNLGRARDLYNKVLRDGPAASWKVVDNSARVMVPKLPQVKLAWDLLDQAVPAGSVNVRLRSILLQLLNPPFGYDPYSLGLLFATWYGVNRHQLTLTSGKGSPLEPKDWLGNTNDFKQILEHMLHTLDMRASRRDVKGSEVRAQDIVTRLRFADTMSIEEAEKAIADLRDFAAAPDATKPKLQEEAAESAKHLEHEVKLATNFQQKIEPSYESLDSISVDGKGIQQLLELYRLFGNPEQAGFPLGRVLPSAKELLPQAQRKAGTKLRQHLTEFCTTLADISSIRGYDLAKQRLAALLNAVSPLGEPDLERRIKDAEQQLEEKHAGFSQLEQDAPIREKLNEAKRAGTLAEWRELLAYLDTAEPQADITKTQLAEMVQLLTAKQQEALQWLEMIHTRAEGLTDTVLINSFNKELIRRFEQFKNTPEAETLKQLEAHAERSNKFVTQLTELRTGKPKTADALRKVLKEYDVLAAKPGLSVAQVERVQQERARLEERFDEQRRAASVKLAELTQCNAAGDPPAQLLVELERKLDFLPDEEKPARDALEKALQRRVAQDKASLAEKAFLDINNRTEQKALLARLQQLLEYQPA, from the coding sequence ATGGTTGCAACTTCTACTACCATCGGCGACGTTACCGTGCCCAATCCCGAGTTCCGTTTCGTCTATGACGTGCGGCTCAGCCAATATCCCGACGACCCTGACAATCTTGCCCTAGCCAAGGCCTACCAGTGGACTAATCAGCAAATCGGCCGCGAGCTGCCTTCTGTGCAAGTACTCGTGTCGCTTTGCGACGCATTCGAGTTCGAAAGCAAAGAGATTGAAAATCGCCGTGTGCTCCAGGCCACTTACGGCCACGGCAAATCACACCTGGCCCTCGCACTAGCCAACTTCTTCGGTCAGCCCGCTGGCTCACCCGAAGTAGAGGCCGTGCTAGTAGGTGTCGACCACGTAGCACCTGGTATTGCTCAGCGCCTGCGCAATTTCAAAGAGAACCGCGCACCTTACCTCATCCTACGCCTAGCCGGCGGCGAGTCCGACAGCCTCTCTGCTGCTGTGGTGCGTGGCCTCGAATCGGCCCTGGAGGAAAATCCCGCCACCAAAGACGCCGAGCTAGGTCTCTGGTTTGATGAGGCGCTGTCCGTGCTCAACTCCTTTAGTGAGGAAGAGCGCGCCCGCACCAACGAGTACCTCGACAAGAACGCTGCCGACCTCAATCTTGACTTCGGAGCCCTGCGCACCACACTGGATGTGCAGCACCGCGACGGACGCTACCGTCAGCTCATTCACAAGGTGGTGCAGCACGTTCGCAAAGTGTACCCGCACTTCGATGCGGCCCTCTCGCCCCGCGACCTGCTGCTCAAAACCGCCGCCAAGTTCTGCGGCCCCGGCAAGCCATTCGCTGGCATCCTGGTACTGTTCGATGAGTTTGCCGCCTTCGTAGAGGCTTACGCCAAGCAATACGGCCTGCACACCGAGAGCCTGCCCCTCCAAAGCCTGCTCGACGGCGTCAGTGCCTTGCGCCAATCCAAGCAAGCTGTCTTCCTGGCCTTCGCTCAGCAAGACCCCGACGATGTAGCCGAACTCGCCATGCAGGAGCGGGGCACCGTGCAAGCTTCGCTCAACGACTTGAAAAAGGAGCTAACGCGCCTGCCTAACGAGGGGCGTAACCCGCTTTACTCACCCATGGAGGCCGTGCTCGATGCCTACCTGAAGCAGGATAAAGATGTATGGGACGCGCTTACTCCCGACGACTCCGTAGCCGACAACGACGTTATCGACGCCGTCGACTCCGTGCGTAACTTCTTTCCGCTGCGCTACACCGACGGTGCCGGCTGGACGCTTGATAAGATCCGCGTCACCATGGCCTACGGCTGCCACCCGCTGCACCCACTTACTACGGCCTTGCTCTGCTCGGCCACTCTGCGTGCAGGCACTGCGGCCCGTACGGTGCTTTCCTTCGTGAAGGATACTGTACTGAAATACTGCAGCCGGCCTGCCCTAGCCACCGATGGACGCCTCTGCTGGGTGCGCCCCGTGGAATTGGTGAAGTATTACCAACATCAGCTCGTATCCGACGATGCGTGGAAGCGCTACGAGGATACACTCCGCAAAGTAGCCCCCGCTTCTATCCCCGACGCCGAGGCCATTCTGCAAGGAATGCTGCTCTATGAATCGGCCGGCTTCCGTCCCGGCGACACCTCCGCCACGGATTACGCCGGTGCATTGGCTGTTCTCACGGGCCTGCCGCGCCCCACCGTTGAGCGTACCCTCGATACCCTCTGCGAAGTAGGGGGCTACATTGAGAAGGATGCCGTTAGCGAAACGTATCGTTTCTGGGCCAGTGGCCAAGACGGTTCCAAGGTAAAACAAACCCTGCTCGACGACCTTGCCAAGCTCAAACGCAGCACTTCGGCGCTGCAAGCTGCACTAAAGAAAGGGCTAAGCCGTCCTGAGCTGCCCCAGCAGGAAGAAGCTGCGTTTCTCAACACGCACAGCGGTGAATGGGCTGCTCGCGTCATTCTGCTGCCCCGCGAACAGTGGAGCGTCGCTCAGCTGGCCGATGCCATCAAAGCGCAAAGTATGGAGGTTAACGGCCGCCTCACCGATGCGGCCCGCGGTTACGTAATTCTGCCCCTGGCGGCTAACGATGCCGACGTCCAGTGGTTCCGGCAGCATGCTGCCAAAGATCTGGAACAAGCTCTTGCCGGGTTTGCCGAGCGGCAGCGTGTGCCTCCTGTCGTAATCGTGCTGCCCAAAAAGGCGCACGAAGGGCTGCTCAATAGTCTGCTGGAGCTGCATGTGCTCGATGAGCTGATGCAGCAGCCTAACCTAGTGCGTAACCTAGGTGAAGAAGCCGTCAAGCAGCGCCGAACGGCCCTCAACGCCAACTTCCAAAATGCGGCCCAAGCCCTGAAGGAAGAGCTAAACCAGGCGGCCGAGTGGCTAGTGCCCGCGCAACAGCGACCCGGCATTGAGGACCGGCTCCGGGCTAAAAGAATACCCCGGCTTAACCACATTCTCGAGGCCAGCTACGAAACGGTGTACTACCGCTTCGCGCCCTTCCTCGGTGACTCGGCCCGCCAGCACACTATGCGCACGGCCGTAGGTATGGCCGCTGTTCGCCTCTACAAAGGCAGTTTCTTGGATTGGGAAGAAGCTACTCGCCCCAACAACCTGGGCCGCGCCCGCGACCTGTACAACAAGGTTTTGCGCGACGGGCCAGCTGCCTCCTGGAAGGTAGTTGACAACAGCGCCCGCGTCATGGTGCCCAAGCTGCCTCAGGTCAAGCTAGCCTGGGATTTGCTGGACCAAGCCGTGCCCGCCGGCTCCGTAAATGTGCGTCTGCGCTCAATATTGCTGCAGCTACTCAACCCACCCTTCGGCTACGACCCTTATTCATTGGGTTTGCTGTTTGCCACTTGGTACGGCGTTAACCGTCATCAACTCACGCTAACCAGCGGAAAAGGCAGCCCCTTAGAGCCTAAGGATTGGCTAGGCAATACCAACGATTTCAAGCAAATCTTGGAGCACATGCTCCACACGCTGGACATGCGCGCCTCGCGCCGCGATGTGAAGGGTAGCGAAGTTCGCGCCCAAGATATCGTCACTCGGCTACGCTTCGCCGATACGATGTCGATAGAAGAGGCCGAAAAGGCCATTGCCGACCTGCGCGACTTCGCCGCTGCCCCTGATGCAACCAAGCCCAAGCTGCAAGAAGAAGCTGCAGAAAGTGCCAAGCATTTGGAGCACGAAGTTAAGCTGGCTACCAATTTTCAGCAGAAAATAGAGCCATCCTACGAGTCGCTGGATTCTATTTCTGTTGATGGGAAAGGCATACAGCAACTATTAGAGCTGTATAGGTTATTTGGCAACCCCGAGCAGGCTGGTTTTCCCCTCGGCCGGGTATTACCCTCTGCCAAGGAATTGTTGCCACAAGCACAGCGCAAAGCAGGTACCAAGCTGCGTCAGCACCTGACGGAGTTCTGTACTACACTAGCGGACATCAGCTCCATCCGCGGCTACGATCTGGCTAAGCAACGTTTGGCTGCTCTGCTTAACGCTGTGTCTCCTTTGGGTGAGCCGGATTTGGAACGTCGGATTAAGGATGCCGAGCAGCAACTAGAAGAAAAGCATGCTGGTTTTAGTCAGTTGGAGCAGGATGCCCCCATCCGTGAAAAACTCAACGAAGCCAAGCGAGCAGGTACCCTAGCTGAGTGGCGCGAGCTGCTAGCTTATCTCGACACGGCAGAACCACAGGCTGACATTACCAAAACTCAGCTAGCTGAAATGGTTCAGCTTTTGACGGCGAAACAGCAGGAGGCACTGCAGTGGTTGGAGATGATACACACCCGCGCGGAAGGTCTTACTGACACTGTGCTGATCAATTCATTCAACAAAGAGCTGATACGCCGGTTTGAGCAATTCAAGAACACTCCCGAAGCGGAAACCTTGAAGCAGCTTGAAGCACATGCTGAGCGGAGCAACAAGTTTGTGACTCAGCTAACCGAGCTGCGCACGGGCAAACCCAAGACTGCCGACGCTCTTCGTAAAGTGCTCAAGGAATACGACGTTTTGGCCGCTAAACCCGGTCTCTCCGTGGCTCAGGTAGAACGGGTACAGCAGGAGCGGGCCCGACTGGAAGAGCGCTTCGACGAGCAGCGCCGCGCCGCCAGTGTTAAGCTGGCCGAGTTAACCCAGTGCAATGCCGCAGGGGACCCACCGGCTCAGCTGTTGGTCGAGTTGGAGCGCAAGCTAGATTTCCTGCCCGACGAGGAGAAGCCCGCCCGCGACGCCCTCGAGAAGGCATTGCAGCGCCGCGTGGCGCAAGACAAAGCCAGCCTCGCTGAAAAGGCCTTCCTCGATATCAACAACCGCACCGAGCAAAAGGCCCTGTTGGCTCGTCTGCAGCAGCTCCTTGAATATCAACCGGCGTAA
- a CDS encoding DUF4007 family protein: MSLDSLIEEFSKIKRHVASKREKPHKLILLLSVLDLVDEGYLTENKIYFDNKLKSAFREKFSLLAAPDDLMQVAPPYFHLRSSTFWHHKVKEEREVEYNKLTTSGGGSKRIEDNIEYAYFSDDVWTHIVNKGSRIKLQEAMTSVVAAQKLGTAFHEQFKLERNGMSQMLRVVNSNAGKKNLTFDDYKEHTDVGNNKIKSFRNYLKAGGLVNEESALTAFGQAVVEHDLMLAKPETQWVIHYGMSVSHMPGPIYWNKLVTSFLTPGRPISSQVLADEIRDITLSNGSAELAAGTYREAAAVFIRTYSDNDSLGALNILEEENGRTQYTVRQPRALPVGTFACLLADYWERHWPERDDVVLEDITRGELAHVLLLSENKVNDLLGALAAPDMALIKRQRKHLPYQIIRQPGLDAAALWQTHLYR, from the coding sequence ATGAGCCTCGATTCGCTGATTGAAGAGTTTTCCAAGATCAAGCGCCACGTTGCTAGTAAACGTGAGAAGCCTCATAAGCTTATTTTACTTCTTTCAGTTCTCGATTTAGTTGATGAAGGTTATTTAACCGAAAACAAGATTTACTTTGATAATAAATTGAAGAGTGCCTTTCGGGAGAAGTTTTCATTGTTAGCTGCTCCGGATGACCTTATGCAGGTCGCGCCTCCCTACTTTCACTTACGTAGCTCCACATTTTGGCACCATAAAGTGAAAGAAGAAAGGGAGGTGGAGTACAATAAGCTTACTACTTCAGGAGGCGGTTCAAAAAGAATTGAGGACAATATCGAGTATGCTTACTTCTCGGATGACGTTTGGACGCATATAGTCAATAAAGGTTCTAGGATAAAACTTCAAGAAGCAATGACATCTGTTGTAGCAGCTCAAAAATTGGGCACTGCTTTTCATGAGCAGTTCAAACTAGAAAGAAACGGCATGTCGCAAATGCTGCGTGTTGTTAATAGTAATGCGGGTAAAAAGAATCTGACTTTCGATGATTATAAAGAGCATACAGATGTAGGAAATAATAAGATAAAAAGCTTTAGAAATTACCTAAAAGCTGGTGGATTAGTAAATGAAGAATCTGCTCTAACTGCTTTCGGACAAGCAGTAGTTGAGCATGATTTAATGTTGGCCAAACCGGAGACTCAATGGGTTATTCACTATGGCATGAGCGTGTCGCACATGCCTGGGCCGATATATTGGAACAAACTGGTTACTAGTTTCTTGACTCCGGGTAGGCCTATATCAAGTCAAGTATTGGCAGATGAAATTCGAGATATTACGCTTTCCAATGGAAGCGCAGAATTAGCAGCCGGTACCTATCGCGAAGCCGCTGCAGTATTCATTCGAACTTATAGCGACAATGATTCTCTGGGAGCATTAAATATTCTCGAAGAGGAGAACGGCCGCACTCAGTACACCGTCCGACAGCCAAGAGCTCTTCCTGTTGGAACATTTGCCTGCCTATTGGCGGATTATTGGGAACGGCATTGGCCCGAACGAGACGACGTGGTGCTGGAGGATATTACGCGCGGCGAGTTGGCTCACGTGCTGCTGCTAAGCGAAAATAAAGTCAACGATTTGCTTGGTGCCTTGGCCGCGCCGGATATGGCCTTGATCAAGCGTCAGCGCAAGCACTTGCCCTACCAGATCATCCGCCAGCCTGGCCTCGATGCCGCCGCGCTCTGGCAGACTCACCTCTACCGCTAA
- a CDS encoding phosphoadenosine phosphosulfate reductase family protein, which produces MNLPNYTGPLHPEGQKVRHILCLSGGKDSTALALYMRDKVPEMEYAFADTGEELPETYDYLALLEAQLGKKITRLNPDRPFQHYLDLWNNMLPDARTRWCTRMLKIKPFEDFVGDDLVYSYVGIRADENRSGYISSKPNIIPILPFKDDGLGYDDVMQILNNSGLGLPKYYEWRSRSGCYFCFYQQRNEWVGLKERHPDLFEKAKAFEKFDEQTGRRYTWNQKESLEELAEPARTAKIMSDFEERKQARRKANPMLIDLLGEDDDSENGCNICHL; this is translated from the coding sequence GTGAACCTGCCTAACTATACCGGTCCCCTGCATCCTGAAGGCCAAAAGGTGCGCCATATTCTTTGCCTCTCCGGCGGCAAAGACTCTACCGCTTTGGCCCTGTACATGCGCGATAAGGTGCCCGAAATGGAGTACGCCTTTGCCGATACCGGTGAAGAGCTTCCAGAAACCTACGATTACCTAGCCTTGCTCGAGGCGCAGTTAGGTAAGAAGATTACCCGTCTGAATCCCGACAGACCATTTCAGCACTACCTAGACTTATGGAACAATATGCTTCCAGACGCTCGGACGAGGTGGTGTACCAGGATGCTCAAGATCAAACCATTCGAAGATTTTGTGGGTGATGATCTGGTCTACTCATATGTAGGAATTCGCGCTGACGAAAATCGTTCAGGGTACATTTCTAGCAAGCCCAACATCATCCCCATTCTTCCCTTTAAAGATGATGGGTTGGGGTATGATGATGTGATGCAAATTCTGAATAACTCAGGTCTAGGATTGCCCAAATACTACGAGTGGCGCAGCCGTTCTGGCTGCTACTTCTGCTTTTATCAGCAGAGAAACGAATGGGTAGGCCTGAAGGAGCGGCACCCAGATCTTTTTGAAAAAGCTAAAGCTTTTGAAAAGTTTGATGAGCAAACCGGGCGACGCTACACTTGGAATCAAAAAGAAAGTCTAGAAGAATTAGCTGAGCCTGCCCGAACGGCTAAAATCATGTCGGACTTTGAAGAACGTAAACAAGCCAGGAGGAAAGCTAATCCTATGCTAATCGATTTGTTGGGTGAGGATGATGATAGTGAAAATGGTTGTAACATCTGCCACTTGTAA
- a CDS encoding DUF4007 family protein has product MLAHQNDSVTLSFFDPLPQTLLPNPPSFAGHQTFALRSSWLKKGVDALLKYPTLFSSEEALVLLGVGKNMVTAIRHWLIATGMAAPVTERSSYLLPTTLGNYLLADDGADPYLEDPATLWLLHWKLCGPGSQAYTWAYAFNIWREWEWTRASLSAAVLAAARATSSKAPSADTVERDVNVFLLTYLAAAERSQNAEDGLDCPLRELGLIRPGFGSQEQYTFAVGPKPSLPPALFAWALLNFWDWKYPGTSTIAARDIAYAEGSPGVVFKLDEDSVLRYLDQLEELTQGRLRFEDTPLVRQVVRTSSEALTPEALLRSYYAAQPVA; this is encoded by the coding sequence ATGCTTGCTCATCAGAACGATAGCGTTACGTTAAGTTTTTTCGATCCGCTTCCGCAGACACTGCTACCTAATCCGCCCAGCTTTGCGGGCCACCAAACCTTTGCTTTACGCTCCTCTTGGCTTAAAAAGGGAGTTGATGCGCTGCTGAAGTATCCCACGCTGTTCTCTTCGGAGGAAGCACTGGTTCTATTAGGTGTCGGCAAGAATATGGTCACCGCCATCCGCCACTGGTTGATTGCTACGGGCATGGCCGCCCCCGTGACTGAGCGGAGTTCATACTTGCTGCCAACTACCTTAGGTAACTACCTGCTGGCAGACGACGGTGCAGATCCTTACCTGGAAGACCCCGCCACGTTGTGGCTGCTGCATTGGAAGCTCTGCGGCCCCGGCAGCCAAGCTTACACCTGGGCTTATGCCTTCAACATCTGGCGTGAGTGGGAGTGGACCCGTGCCTCCCTTTCCGCTGCTGTGCTGGCTGCTGCCCGTGCTACTTCGTCGAAAGCTCCTTCTGCCGACACCGTTGAGCGCGACGTTAATGTGTTCCTGCTGACCTACCTTGCTGCGGCCGAGCGTAGCCAAAACGCGGAAGATGGGCTTGACTGTCCTCTGCGTGAGTTGGGACTGATACGCCCCGGTTTTGGGAGCCAAGAGCAATACACGTTCGCCGTGGGCCCCAAGCCTAGCTTGCCACCAGCTCTGTTTGCCTGGGCTCTGCTGAACTTCTGGGATTGGAAATACCCCGGCACAAGTACTATTGCCGCGCGTGATATTGCCTACGCCGAAGGCTCGCCGGGCGTCGTGTTCAAGCTGGACGAAGACTCTGTCTTACGCTACCTTGATCAACTGGAAGAGCTAACCCAAGGGCGGCTTCGCTTTGAAGACACCCCCCTCGTGCGGCAGGTAGTTCGTACCTCCTCTGAAGCTCTTACCCCCGAAGCTCTGCTTCGTTCTTATTACGCTGCCCAGCCAGTCGCTTAA